From Candidatus Manganitrophus morganii, the proteins below share one genomic window:
- a CDS encoding ribonuclease H-like domain-containing protein codes for MNIVYFDLETQKSAEEVGGWENKHRMGFSFGVTYSTRDERFRGYEEEDIPALISELRAADRVIGYNILGFDYSVLAPYTDVNLSTLPTLDLMTYLHPILGFRPKLDSLAAATLKAGKTADGLKAIRWYREGNFASIALYCKEDVRITRDLHFYGRQNGFIYYSNRSNQPARVSVAW; via the coding sequence ATGAATATTGTCTACTTCGACCTCGAAACGCAAAAGAGCGCGGAAGAAGTGGGAGGATGGGAAAACAAGCACCGGATGGGTTTCTCGTTCGGGGTGACCTATTCGACGCGCGACGAACGGTTTCGGGGGTATGAAGAGGAGGATATCCCGGCTTTGATTTCCGAGCTGCGCGCGGCCGATCGAGTCATCGGATACAACATTCTCGGTTTCGATTATTCGGTCCTCGCGCCTTATACCGATGTGAACCTCTCGACGCTTCCTACGCTCGATTTGATGACCTATCTTCATCCGATTCTCGGATTTCGTCCAAAGCTCGACAGCCTGGCCGCGGCGACCCTCAAGGCGGGAAAAACGGCCGACGGTCTCAAGGCGATCCGATGGTACCGCGAAGGGAATTTCGCCAGCATCGCTCTCTACTGCAAAGAGGATGTTCGCATCACGCGCGACCTTCACTTCTACGGCCGCCAAAACGGATTTATTTATTACAGCAATCGATCGAACCAGCCCGCCCGCGTCAGCGTCGCCTGGTAG
- the ppdK gene encoding pyruvate, phosphate dikinase translates to MATKKKYVYYFGDGRADGRGDMKDLLGGKGAGLAEMTRLGIPVPAGFTITTEACIEFFDNKKSYPKGMWEEALAALKRVEKSIGCGFGDPKRPLLVSVRSGAKASMPGMMDTVLNLGLNDQTVLGLIEKSKNERFGYDAYRRFISMFGSVVMGVKRDKFEKALEEKKSQLRARLDTDLPAEALKEMVQTYKKIVLNETGRNFPEDPIEQLRLGINAVFNSWFGQRAMTYRRLNNIPDTWGTAVSVVAMVFGNLGETSGTGVAFTRDPSTGERRFFGEFLFNAQGEDVVAGIRTPLPIDALKQKLPKAYRDLMAVYKKLEKHYKDMLDIEFTIQEGKLYMLQTRVGKRTAAAAMRIAVDMVKEKVITKETALLRIDPVQLDQLLHPMIDPKAKVRIIAKGLPASPGAAIGKVVFTAEEAQHMAERHERVILVRTETSPEDIGGMHAAEGIVTARGGMTSHAAVVARGMGKCCVAGCGVLHIDEERKFFTVGDVTVKEGDYITLNGSTGEVILGQVDLIQPEMSGSFKTLMGWADAARKLNVRANADTPHDARVAREFGAEGIGLCRTEHMFFEGDRIKAVREMILADTLEGRKRALAKLLPMQKGDFIGIFREMKGLPVTIRLLDPPLHEFLPQTEEDLEELSREMGIHVDLLRAKNRSLHEFNPMLGHRGCRLGITFPEIYEMQAQAIFEAACELAQEKLKVIPEVMIPLVAHIKELSEMKALCVRTAEEVMARYKKKISYTIGTMIELPRAALVADQIAKEAEFFSFGTNDLTQTTFGLSRDDAGRFLPDYVHKGILDQDPFVAIDQEGVGLLMKMGVEKGRSARPGMKIGICGEHGGEPSSVEFCHRIGLNYVSCSPFRVPIARLAAAQAMVRGKMKGKDGGHRATV, encoded by the coding sequence ATGGCAACGAAGAAAAAATATGTCTATTACTTCGGCGACGGCCGAGCGGATGGACGGGGAGACATGAAGGATCTCCTGGGGGGAAAGGGCGCCGGCCTGGCGGAGATGACCCGCCTCGGCATCCCGGTCCCCGCCGGATTTACGATCACTACCGAAGCCTGCATTGAATTCTTCGACAACAAAAAGAGCTATCCGAAGGGGATGTGGGAAGAAGCGCTCGCCGCGTTGAAGCGGGTCGAGAAATCGATCGGGTGCGGTTTCGGCGATCCGAAGCGTCCTCTCCTGGTCTCCGTCCGGTCGGGGGCAAAAGCCTCCATGCCGGGGATGATGGACACGGTCTTAAATCTCGGCCTGAACGACCAGACGGTCCTCGGCCTCATCGAAAAATCGAAGAACGAACGGTTCGGTTACGATGCGTACCGCCGGTTCATCTCGATGTTCGGCAGTGTTGTCATGGGAGTGAAGCGGGACAAGTTCGAGAAGGCCCTCGAAGAGAAGAAGTCGCAGCTGCGGGCCCGCCTCGATACCGATCTTCCGGCCGAGGCGCTCAAGGAGATGGTCCAGACCTACAAGAAGATCGTCCTGAATGAAACGGGGCGAAATTTTCCGGAAGATCCGATCGAGCAGCTTCGGCTCGGCATCAACGCCGTCTTCAATTCCTGGTTCGGCCAGCGGGCAATGACCTATCGCCGGCTGAACAACATCCCCGACACCTGGGGGACCGCCGTGAGCGTTGTCGCGATGGTCTTCGGAAATCTCGGCGAGACGTCGGGAACCGGTGTCGCCTTCACCCGCGATCCGTCGACCGGGGAGAGACGATTCTTCGGGGAGTTCCTCTTTAACGCGCAGGGAGAAGATGTGGTGGCCGGCATCCGGACCCCCCTGCCGATCGACGCCTTAAAGCAAAAACTGCCGAAAGCCTACCGCGATCTCATGGCGGTCTACAAGAAGCTGGAAAAACATTACAAGGATATGCTCGACATCGAGTTTACGATCCAAGAAGGGAAGCTTTACATGCTTCAGACGCGGGTCGGCAAGCGGACCGCGGCGGCGGCGATGCGGATCGCCGTCGATATGGTCAAGGAAAAGGTCATCACGAAAGAGACCGCATTGCTGCGGATCGACCCTGTGCAGCTTGATCAGCTGCTCCATCCGATGATCGATCCGAAGGCGAAGGTCCGGATCATCGCCAAGGGACTTCCAGCCTCTCCGGGGGCGGCGATCGGCAAGGTCGTCTTCACCGCGGAAGAGGCGCAGCATATGGCAGAGCGGCACGAGCGGGTGATCTTAGTCCGGACGGAGACCTCGCCGGAAGATATCGGCGGGATGCACGCGGCGGAAGGAATCGTCACGGCGCGCGGGGGGATGACCTCGCATGCCGCGGTGGTCGCCCGGGGGATGGGAAAGTGCTGTGTCGCCGGCTGCGGGGTTTTACATATCGATGAGGAGCGAAAGTTCTTCACCGTCGGCGACGTGACGGTGAAAGAGGGAGATTACATCACCCTCAACGGTTCGACAGGAGAGGTGATCCTCGGCCAGGTCGATCTGATCCAGCCGGAGATGAGCGGCTCTTTCAAAACCTTGATGGGATGGGCCGATGCCGCCCGGAAGCTGAACGTCCGGGCGAACGCCGACACTCCGCATGACGCCCGCGTCGCGCGCGAATTCGGGGCGGAGGGGATCGGGCTTTGCCGGACGGAGCATATGTTCTTCGAGGGGGACCGGATCAAGGCGGTCCGGGAGATGATCCTCGCCGACACGCTGGAGGGGCGGAAGCGCGCGTTGGCAAAACTGCTTCCGATGCAGAAGGGGGATTTCATCGGGATCTTCCGCGAGATGAAGGGGCTGCCGGTGACGATCCGCCTCTTGGATCCGCCGCTCCATGAATTTCTGCCGCAGACGGAAGAAGATCTCGAAGAGCTCTCCCGCGAAATGGGGATTCACGTCGATCTGCTTCGGGCCAAGAACAGGAGCCTCCATGAATTCAATCCGATGCTCGGCCATCGCGGCTGCCGGCTCGGCATCACCTTCCCCGAGATCTACGAAATGCAGGCGCAGGCGATCTTCGAAGCGGCCTGCGAGCTGGCGCAGGAGAAGTTGAAGGTGATCCCGGAAGTGATGATCCCGCTGGTCGCTCACATTAAAGAGCTCTCGGAGATGAAAGCCCTCTGCGTCAGGACGGCGGAGGAGGTCATGGCCCGATACAAAAAGAAGATCAGCTATACGATCGGGACGATGATCGAGCTGCCGCGCGCCGCGCTGGTGGCCGATCAGATCGCGAAAGAGGCCGAATTCTTCTCGTTCGGAACCAACGATTTAACCCAGACCACCTTCGGTCTTTCCCGCGACGACGCCGGGCGGTTCCTGCCGGACTACGTCCACAAGGGGATTTTGGATCAAGATCCCTTCGTCGCCATCGATCAAGAGGGGGTCGGTCTCCTCATGAAAATGGGGGTGGAGAAAGGGAGATCGGCTCGACCCGGGATGAAGATCGGAATCTGCGGCGAACATGGGGGCGAGCCGAGCTCGGTGGAATTCTGCCATCGGATCGGCCTGAACTATGTCAGCTGCTCTCCTTTCCGTGTGCCGATCGCGCGGCTTGCGGCGGCGCAGGCGATGGTCCGGGGAAAGATGAAGGGAAAAGACGGCGGCCACCGCGCGACGGTCTGA
- the truA gene encoding tRNA pseudouridine(38-40) synthase TruA encodes MAGNLIKLTLEYDGTHYHGWQIQPRLTTIQGTVENALRRLTGKPVRITGAGRTDAGVHAFGQVAHFAPPVRFDSDTWTRGLNAHLPDDIAVRSAEEIPASFHARFSAKRKTYVYFVYNYPRRSPLHRRTAWHVFQPLDLSKMRKASRLLIGRRDFTSLCAAAGEAEDRIVDLEKIDLRKEGDRIRITFQAPRFLQYMVRNLVGLLVEVGRGRRAASEVPEILEGRDRRLAGPTAPPQGLFLMRIDY; translated from the coding sequence ATGGCCGGGAACCTCATCAAGCTGACCCTCGAATACGACGGCACCCACTACCACGGCTGGCAGATTCAGCCCCGCCTTACGACCATCCAAGGAACCGTTGAAAACGCCTTACGGCGACTCACCGGAAAGCCGGTCCGGATCACCGGCGCCGGACGGACCGATGCCGGGGTCCATGCCTTCGGCCAGGTGGCTCACTTCGCCCCGCCGGTCCGGTTCGATTCCGACACCTGGACCCGCGGGCTCAATGCCCATCTGCCGGATGACATCGCCGTTCGATCGGCCGAAGAGATCCCCGCGTCGTTCCACGCGCGGTTTTCCGCGAAGCGAAAAACCTACGTCTATTTCGTCTACAATTATCCGCGCCGTTCTCCCCTTCACCGGCGGACGGCATGGCATGTTTTTCAGCCGTTGGATCTTTCCAAAATGAGGAAAGCAAGCCGCTTGCTGATCGGCCGTCGCGATTTCACATCGCTCTGCGCCGCCGCCGGCGAGGCGGAGGATCGGATCGTCGATCTGGAAAAGATCGATCTCCGGAAAGAAGGGGACCGGATTCGGATCACCTTTCAAGCCCCGCGCTTCCTGCAGTACATGGTCCGGAATTTGGTTGGATTGCTTGTGGAGGTAGGGCGCGGCAGAAGGGCCGCTTCAGAGGTTCCTGAGATTTTGGAGGGACGCGATCGCCGCCTGGCCGGTCCCACCGCCCCGCCGCAGGGCCTCTTTCTGATGCGGATCGATTATTGA
- the lgt gene encoding prolipoprotein diacylglyceryl transferase, which yields MIKYPDIDPVFIRIGPLAFRWYGLMYAVSFIAAIFIIRATAVRRGLRITKEEISDMMLYVAIGVILGGRLGYVLFYNPGFYLENPLKIFAVWEGGMSFHGGLIGVLVAGTLFCKRYQYSFYDLADVSAPAVPVGLGLGRIGNFINGELWGRPTDVPWCMVFPQADEACRHPSQLYQAALEGPVLFLILWVLSGRKVPRGVVFWSFFLFYGLFRFITEFFRQPDPQLGLILGPLSMGQLLSLPMFLLGAVMVAIQFKRGERLPSRPAPVEEIKRDRTVGKQRRQ from the coding sequence ATGATCAAATACCCCGATATCGACCCGGTCTTCATCCGGATCGGTCCGCTCGCTTTCCGATGGTATGGGTTGATGTATGCTGTCTCCTTTATCGCGGCGATCTTTATCATCCGCGCGACGGCGGTCCGGAGAGGGCTCAGGATCACGAAGGAAGAGATCTCCGATATGATGCTCTACGTTGCGATCGGAGTCATCTTGGGAGGCCGCCTCGGGTATGTTCTCTTCTACAATCCCGGTTTCTACCTTGAAAATCCCTTGAAGATCTTTGCCGTTTGGGAGGGGGGGATGTCGTTTCATGGGGGGCTGATCGGCGTTTTGGTCGCCGGCACCCTTTTTTGCAAACGGTATCAATACTCCTTCTACGACCTGGCCGATGTCTCGGCGCCGGCGGTGCCGGTCGGCCTCGGGTTGGGACGGATCGGGAACTTCATCAACGGCGAGCTCTGGGGCCGACCGACCGATGTCCCCTGGTGTATGGTCTTCCCGCAGGCGGATGAGGCGTGTCGCCATCCCTCCCAGCTCTACCAGGCCGCATTGGAAGGCCCGGTCCTCTTTCTCATCCTCTGGGTCCTCTCCGGTCGAAAAGTGCCGCGCGGGGTTGTCTTCTGGTCGTTTTTTCTCTTCTACGGTCTCTTTCGTTTTATCACCGAGTTCTTCCGTCAGCCCGACCCGCAATTGGGATTGATCCTCGGCCCTCTCTCGATGGGGCAGCTCCTCAGCCTGCCGATGTTCCTTCTTGGGGCGGTGATGGTTGCGATCCAATTTAAACGGGGAGAACGCCTGCCGAGCCGTCCCGCTCCGGTAGAGGAAATAAAGCGCGACCGGACGGTCGGGAAGCAGAGACGTCAATAA
- a CDS encoding N-acetylmuramoyl-L-alanine amidase has translation MKRLLYPHRQFFYPMRLLLPVLLLSAIVSAMPTASPAIAAEDLKEADACRDGLRASPDRKKFRDNWERCIQKYEETRAFKQNDGQVLFEIARLYQELYLYSDRKDDLQNAREHYRKISEKSSESSLWKEARRQINRIEALVGPAPAPAPEATLLSNISNIRHWAYPDYTRVVVDLDRPAPFKVEKSSPTSLTVRLSDAALGDLFKKNRSIVVRDGSLKRIEAKQNAQNTVDVVLTFKQLGSHKVIPLSDPDRVVIDVTNGNQKTVTARAKEESAEPDVMALLPPPSLFTIKTIMIDPGHGGKDPGAIGVNGLEEKEVVLDVSLRLKNLIEKKLKKKVIMTRDQDVFIPLDERTLMANAEKADLFISVHANASPKRNTQGIEVYFLGRATDDRAIEVAARENATSEKAARDFQEVILNDLERDFNMNASLELAHITEGAFVDHLISKYPTTSLGVKRAPFYVLAHTNMPAILAEISFLTHPAEGKRLRSAAYRQKIAESLFRGIERYLDSAQADS, from the coding sequence ATGAAACGATTGCTTTATCCACATCGACAGTTCTTTTACCCGATGCGGCTTCTTTTGCCGGTATTGCTCCTCTCGGCAATCGTCTCGGCCATGCCGACGGCGTCGCCTGCCATTGCGGCGGAAGACCTCAAAGAGGCCGACGCCTGCCGGGACGGTCTGAGAGCCTCCCCCGACCGGAAAAAATTCCGGGACAATTGGGAGCGATGCATTCAAAAATATGAAGAAACCCGCGCCTTCAAGCAAAACGACGGACAGGTCCTCTTTGAGATCGCCCGGCTCTACCAGGAGCTATACCTCTACTCCGATCGGAAGGACGACCTCCAAAACGCGAGGGAACACTATCGAAAGATCTCCGAGAAATCATCCGAATCGTCCCTTTGGAAAGAAGCCCGGCGGCAGATCAATCGAATCGAAGCGCTGGTTGGACCGGCACCCGCTCCCGCACCGGAGGCGACCCTCCTTTCCAATATCTCCAACATCCGGCATTGGGCCTATCCCGATTATACCCGCGTCGTTGTCGATCTTGATCGGCCGGCCCCTTTCAAAGTTGAGAAATCTTCTCCCACTTCCCTGACCGTCCGCCTTTCCGATGCCGCCCTGGGAGATCTTTTCAAAAAAAACCGGTCGATCGTCGTCCGTGACGGATCCCTGAAGCGGATCGAGGCAAAACAAAACGCGCAGAATACGGTCGATGTCGTCCTGACGTTCAAGCAGCTCGGCTCACATAAAGTGATCCCGCTCAGCGATCCCGACCGGGTGGTGATCGATGTCACCAACGGCAACCAGAAGACCGTGACGGCCCGCGCCAAGGAGGAGTCCGCCGAACCCGACGTGATGGCGCTGCTCCCGCCGCCTTCCCTGTTCACGATCAAGACCATCATGATCGACCCCGGACATGGGGGAAAAGATCCGGGCGCCATCGGGGTCAATGGCTTGGAGGAGAAAGAGGTCGTCCTCGACGTTTCCCTCCGTCTGAAAAATCTGATCGAGAAGAAACTCAAGAAAAAGGTGATCATGACCCGCGATCAGGATGTCTTCATCCCCCTCGACGAGCGGACCCTCATGGCCAATGCAGAAAAAGCCGATCTCTTCATCTCGGTGCATGCCAACGCGAGCCCGAAGAGGAATACGCAGGGGATCGAGGTTTATTTCCTCGGCCGGGCCACCGATGATCGGGCGATCGAGGTGGCGGCGCGCGAAAACGCCACCAGCGAAAAAGCGGCGCGCGATTTTCAAGAGGTGATCTTGAACGACCTGGAACGCGATTTTAACATGAATGCGTCGCTGGAGTTGGCCCATATCACCGAGGGGGCCTTCGTCGATCATCTGATCTCGAAATATCCGACCACCTCCCTCGGCGTGAAGCGTGCCCCTTTCTATGTATTGGCCCACACGAACATGCCGGCCATTCTCGCTGAAATCTCCTTCCTGACCCATCCGGCCGAAGGGAAACGCCTTCGAAGCGCCGCATACCGGCAGAAAATCGCCGAGTCCCTCTTCCGAGGAATCGAGCGATACCTTGATTCCGCCCAGGCCGACTCATAA
- a CDS encoding Stp1/IreP family PP2C-type Ser/Thr phosphatase gives MKVIAAGLTDVGRVRRSNEDSLGLFPEHSLYIVADGMGGHAAGEVASKMAVELIKEFFSSTEITEQTEEMKLARAINHANQRIHEAGEKDAALSGMGTTVVTVIARNEEMLIGFVGDSRVYLHQNNKTQQLTQDHSLVNEYVRKGLLTPEAAERHPLKHVISRALGTSPAVEVETVRRTPATGDILLLCSDGLSNKLTLEEISAILTQTRDNLEKTCSALIEKAKEKGGEDNITAILIGYR, from the coding sequence ATGAAGGTAATCGCCGCAGGGTTAACCGATGTGGGTCGTGTTCGTCGATCCAATGAAGACAGTCTCGGACTCTTTCCCGAGCATAGCCTCTACATTGTGGCCGACGGAATGGGAGGCCATGCGGCGGGCGAAGTCGCCAGCAAAATGGCGGTTGAGCTGATTAAGGAATTCTTCTCCTCCACGGAAATTACGGAACAGACGGAAGAGATGAAATTGGCCCGGGCCATCAACCACGCAAACCAAAGAATTCACGAGGCGGGCGAAAAAGACGCCGCGCTCAGTGGGATGGGAACCACGGTCGTTACCGTCATCGCCCGAAACGAGGAGATGCTCATCGGCTTCGTCGGCGACAGCCGGGTCTACCTTCACCAGAACAATAAGACGCAACAACTGACGCAAGATCACTCGTTGGTGAACGAGTATGTCCGAAAGGGCCTCCTCACCCCCGAAGCGGCGGAGCGCCATCCGCTCAAACATGTCATCAGCCGCGCGCTCGGCACCAGCCCCGCCGTGGAGGTGGAAACCGTCCGTCGGACCCCAGCCACCGGAGATATTCTTCTTCTCTGTTCGGACGGCCTCAGCAACAAATTGACCCTTGAAGAAATCAGCGCCATCCTGACCCAAACGCGGGATAATCTCGAAAAGACATGCAGCGCCCTCATCGAGAAAGCGAAAGAAAAAGGGGGCGAAGACAACATCACGGCGATTTTGATCGGCTATCGTTAA
- a CDS encoding sigma-54 dependent transcriptional regulator, with the protein MKKILVIDDEISVQESFRNFLKQEYALVFASDGEEGVRRFQEAFPDLILLDLIMPRMDGMAALKRIREADEKIPIIMLTATRTIKTAVEAIKAGADDYLTKPFDLEELKWLLAKTLSNRDLEKEVQALRTEVSKRYGYENIVGSSGAIQAVFEKIRHVADTKTTVLLLGESGTGKELVAKALHYNSSRRNHPFMAINCAAIPETLLETELFGHERGAFTDAQSRRIGRFEQADHGTLFLDEVAELSPPCQAKILRALEERKFMRVGGSDLIETDVRVIAATNKDLEEEIRKGRFREDLYYRINVIPIFLPPLRQRKEDIPLLMKHFLDKKSAAEGLPLKSITAEAMEILSGYEWPGNVREIENLIEQMVTLSSSQRIDVDDIPLAIRTKPGRSGSNDLISFRELPLEQAVEQLERQMISHALEQSRHVQTRAAKLLGISRRQLKYKMDALGLSGKEEGGD; encoded by the coding sequence ATGAAAAAGATTCTCGTCATTGACGATGAGATCAGCGTTCAGGAATCCTTCCGGAATTTCTTGAAGCAAGAGTACGCCCTTGTTTTCGCCTCCGACGGCGAGGAAGGGGTGCGGCGTTTTCAGGAAGCCTTCCCTGATCTGATTCTCCTCGATCTGATCATGCCGCGCATGGATGGGATGGCGGCGCTCAAGCGAATTCGCGAGGCCGACGAAAAGATCCCGATCATCATGCTCACCGCGACCCGGACGATCAAAACCGCGGTCGAAGCGATCAAGGCCGGCGCCGACGACTATCTGACCAAGCCGTTCGACCTGGAAGAGCTCAAGTGGCTCTTGGCCAAGACCCTCTCCAATCGCGACCTTGAAAAAGAAGTGCAAGCCCTTCGGACGGAAGTTTCCAAGCGGTACGGGTATGAAAACATCGTCGGGAGCAGCGGGGCGATTCAGGCGGTCTTCGAAAAGATCCGACACGTCGCCGACACCAAAACGACCGTGCTCCTGCTGGGGGAAAGCGGCACCGGAAAAGAGCTGGTCGCCAAGGCCCTTCATTACAACAGCAGCCGACGGAATCATCCGTTCATGGCGATCAATTGCGCCGCCATCCCGGAAACGCTTCTTGAAACCGAGCTCTTCGGCCACGAGCGCGGGGCGTTTACCGACGCACAGTCGCGACGGATCGGGCGATTCGAGCAAGCCGATCACGGAACGCTTTTCCTCGACGAAGTCGCAGAGCTTTCGCCCCCCTGCCAAGCCAAAATCCTTCGCGCCTTGGAAGAGCGGAAATTCATGCGGGTCGGCGGATCGGATCTCATCGAAACCGACGTCCGGGTCATCGCGGCAACCAATAAAGATCTGGAAGAAGAAATCCGCAAGGGACGTTTTCGGGAAGATCTCTATTATCGGATTAATGTCATTCCGATCTTCCTCCCCCCGCTTCGCCAAAGAAAGGAAGATATCCCGCTCCTCATGAAGCACTTCCTCGACAAGAAATCGGCGGCGGAAGGGCTCCCCCTAAAATCGATCACGGCGGAAGCGATGGAAATCCTCTCTGGCTATGAATGGCCGGGAAATGTCCGCGAGATCGAAAATCTGATCGAGCAAATGGTCACCCTCTCCTCCTCTCAACGGATTGATGTAGACGACATCCCTCTCGCGATCCGAACGAAACCGGGCCGATCCGGTTCGAACGACTTGATCTCTTTTAGAGAGCTGCCGTTGGAACAGGCGGTCGAGCAGCTCGAACGGCAGATGATCTCACACGCCCTTGAACAGAGCCGTCACGTTCAGACGCGCGCAGCGAAGCTCCTCGGCATCTCCCGGCGGCAGTTAAAATACAAAATGGATGCGCTTGGTTTGAGCGGAAAAGAAGAGGGAGGAGATTAG
- a CDS encoding riboflavin synthase: protein MFTGIIEEIGVVKTIDRNLQSIRLTLLAKTVLDDLEIGDSVTVNGVCTTATALIESGFTVDLSPETARVTTLGGLKAGDPVNLERAMRIMDRIGGHLVSGHVEGVGVIRDRKQEENAIILTIEAPADILKYCIKKGSIAVDGVSLTINSLTDRSVTLSIIPHTAKVTTLGLKEIGAPVNLESDLIGKYVERLIGSKEK, encoded by the coding sequence ATGTTTACCGGTATCATCGAAGAGATTGGGGTGGTCAAAACGATCGATCGGAATCTTCAGTCGATCCGATTGACCCTCTTGGCGAAGACCGTTTTAGATGATCTTGAGATCGGAGACAGCGTGACGGTCAACGGGGTTTGTACGACGGCGACCGCCTTGATTGAAAGCGGGTTCACCGTCGATCTCTCCCCTGAAACGGCGCGGGTGACGACCCTCGGCGGTCTGAAGGCGGGCGATCCGGTCAACCTCGAACGAGCCATGCGGATCATGGACCGGATCGGCGGGCATCTTGTTTCGGGGCATGTCGAAGGGGTGGGGGTGATCCGCGACCGAAAACAGGAAGAGAATGCGATCATTCTGACCATTGAAGCGCCGGCGGACATTTTAAAGTACTGCATCAAAAAAGGATCGATCGCCGTCGATGGGGTGAGCCTGACGATCAACAGCTTGACCGACCGGAGCGTGACCCTTTCGATTATCCCTCATACCGCCAAGGTCACGACATTGGGCCTGAAGGAGATCGGCGCCCCGGTGAATCTGGAAAGTGATCTCATCGGGAAGTATGTGGAGCGACTCATCGGCTCCAAAGAAAAATAA
- the ribD gene encoding bifunctional diaminohydroxyphosphoribosylaminopyrimidine deaminase/5-amino-6-(5-phosphoribosylamino)uracil reductase RibD, translating into MPKTDVDYMKRALRLARKGRGKTSPNPMVGAVIVKNGAVVGEGFHPGPGAPHAEVIALTQAGKRAKGATLYTNLEPCCHTEKRTPPCTDAILKSGLRRVVAAMTDPNPLVSGGGLEQLRKAGMEVTEGVLREEAERLNEVFIKYITTGKPFVILKAAMTLDGRIATAKGSSRWITGEAARLEVHHLRSEVDAVLVGIGTVLADDPMLTARRPGMRNPIRIVIDPDLKIPLKAKLVTSLSEAPTFLITTSSASAEKIRKLEKAGVQVALLPQANGEISFDDIFKRLGKAGITSVLIEGGGRVNGMALRAGVVDKVIFYVAPKLLCGDDARSAVAGKAIPGLGEALLLEEVQVREIGGDFRIEGYLKKKERGGRS; encoded by the coding sequence ATGCCGAAAACGGACGTCGATTATATGAAACGCGCACTTCGCCTCGCCCGGAAGGGACGCGGGAAAACCTCCCCCAATCCGATGGTGGGCGCGGTGATCGTCAAAAATGGCGCCGTCGTCGGCGAAGGATTCCATCCCGGTCCGGGCGCCCCCCACGCCGAGGTGATCGCCCTCACCCAAGCCGGAAAGCGGGCGAAGGGGGCGACCCTCTATACCAATCTCGAGCCCTGTTGCCACACCGAAAAGCGAACCCCTCCTTGCACCGATGCGATTTTAAAAAGCGGCCTCCGCCGGGTGGTCGCCGCCATGACCGATCCGAATCCGCTTGTCTCCGGAGGGGGACTGGAGCAACTCCGGAAGGCGGGGATGGAGGTGACGGAGGGAGTTCTCCGTGAAGAGGCGGAGCGGTTGAACGAGGTCTTCATCAAATACATTACGACCGGGAAACCGTTTGTGATCCTCAAAGCCGCAATGACCCTCGACGGCCGGATTGCGACGGCGAAGGGATCTTCCCGCTGGATCACCGGAGAGGCGGCGCGGTTGGAGGTCCATCACCTTCGCTCCGAGGTCGACGCGGTCCTGGTGGGGATCGGGACCGTTCTGGCCGATGACCCGATGCTGACGGCGCGCCGGCCGGGGATGAGGAACCCGATTCGGATTGTCATCGATCCCGATCTCAAGATCCCGCTGAAAGCCAAACTGGTCACCTCCCTTTCAGAGGCGCCGACCTTCCTCATCACGACCTCCTCGGCCTCCGCCGAAAAAATTCGAAAATTGGAGAAGGCGGGAGTCCAGGTGGCCCTTCTTCCTCAGGCAAATGGGGAAATCTCCTTCGACGATATTTTTAAGCGGCTCGGAAAGGCGGGGATTACCAGCGTGTTGATCGAAGGAGGGGGCAGGGTGAATGGCATGGCGCTTCGCGCCGGCGTGGTTGACAAAGTGATTTTTTATGTCGCCCCGAAGCTTCTCTGCGGAGACGATGCGCGAAGCGCCGTCGCCGGAAAGGCGATCCCGGGTCTCGGAGAGGCGCTCCTCCTGGAGGAGGTCCAGGTTCGAGAGATCGGAGGGGATTTTCGCATTGAGGGTTATCTGAAGAAAAAAGAAAGAGGAGGCCGTTCATGA